A genomic window from Pseudomonadota bacterium includes:
- a CDS encoding Gfo/Idh/MocA family oxidoreductase: MSIEGRDDAVDARPLRLGMVGGGHGAFIGAVHRMAARLDGRYDLVAGALSSRPDVARASGADLGIAPDRAYDHFEEMAAAEASREDGIEVVAIVTPNHLHFAACKAFLENGVHVICDKPLVVSMSEAVELEKLVEQSGLVFTLTQNNTGYPMVRQAREMIGEGMLGSIRVIRVSYVQDWLTTAIERDGQKQAAWRMDPAQAGAGGAIADIGVHAYNLAEFMTGLTLESVCADLQSFGEGRSLDDNANVLLRYEGGARGTLWATQVAPGNNNALTIGVYGDKGGLEWSGEANDYLRYTPLGQPPQMITRGGPGASAAAANATRMPAGHPEGYIEGFGNLYARAADLIQGQNKGGPLTDDELPGIAAGLSGMRFIAACLASNRDGGCWTSVQDIGR; encoded by the coding sequence ATGTCGATTGAAGGGCGAGATGACGCCGTCGATGCAAGGCCCCTGCGCCTAGGCATGGTTGGCGGCGGCCACGGCGCGTTTATCGGTGCCGTACATCGCATGGCAGCGCGACTGGACGGGCGCTACGACTTGGTGGCCGGCGCGCTGTCGTCCCGTCCGGACGTGGCTCGTGCATCGGGTGCGGACTTGGGCATCGCGCCTGACCGCGCCTACGACCACTTCGAGGAGATGGCCGCAGCAGAGGCCAGCCGCGAAGATGGCATCGAGGTGGTCGCCATCGTCACCCCCAACCACCTCCACTTCGCGGCGTGCAAAGCGTTCTTGGAAAACGGTGTCCACGTGATCTGCGACAAGCCCCTGGTGGTGTCGATGAGCGAGGCAGTCGAGCTGGAGAAGCTCGTCGAGCAATCCGGCCTGGTGTTTACGTTAACGCAAAACAACACGGGCTATCCCATGGTGCGCCAGGCGCGCGAGATGATCGGCGAAGGGATGCTAGGATCGATCCGCGTGATCCGGGTGAGCTACGTGCAGGATTGGTTGACGACGGCGATTGAACGCGATGGGCAAAAGCAAGCCGCGTGGCGCATGGATCCGGCGCAAGCAGGCGCCGGGGGGGCGATTGCCGATATCGGCGTTCACGCCTACAACTTGGCGGAGTTCATGACAGGGCTTACGCTGGAGAGCGTGTGCGCAGACTTGCAGTCCTTTGGTGAGGGCCGAAGCCTTGACGATAACGCCAATGTGCTGCTGCGCTATGAAGGCGGGGCGCGCGGGACCCTCTGGGCGACCCAAGTGGCACCGGGCAATAACAACGCGCTGACCATTGGGGTCTATGGCGATAAGGGCGGGCTCGAGTGGAGTGGCGAAGCGAACGACTACTTGCGCTATACCCCGCTTGGCCAGCCACCGCAGATGATCACGCGCGGCGGCCCGGGCGCGAGCGCGGCGGCGGCGAACGCCACGCGTATGCCCGCCGGTCACCCGGAGGGTTACATCGAAGGCTTCGGCAACCTCTACGCGCGCGCCGCTGACCTGATCCAAGGTCAGAACAAGGGTGGGCCGCTCACCGATGACGAGCTTCCGGGTATCGCAGCAGGGTTGTCTGGAATGCGCTTCATCGCCGCCTGCCTCGCCTCGAACCGGGACGGCGGATGTTGGACGTCGGTCCAGGACATTGGCAGATGA
- a CDS encoding sugar phosphate isomerase/epimerase — protein sequence MHTIKGPGLFIGQFADDVAPFNTLPGMASWAADLGFKGLQLPSWDPRFIDVAKAAESATYCDETNGVLVDAGVQITDLASHIQGQLCAVHPAHDLWLDGLAPEHVRGNPAARQAWAVEQLMTCLTASKNLGLTTLGTFPGTLLWPYWYPFPQLPDGLVNEGYDELARIWRPILDHADAQGIDLCFEIHPMEDLFDGTTFEIFLEKVDNHPRCQINYDPSHLLKQGLDYLEFIDIYHERIKTCHVKDSEFNPTGRQGFLSGMQPWLNRAARDRSLGDGQTDFKGIFSRFTQYEFPGWAVYEWECCIKSPEQGAREGAEFIKRHIIETTTKVFDDFAGTQSDRAANRQMLGLSE from the coding sequence ATGCATACGATCAAAGGGCCTGGCCTGTTCATAGGCCAATTCGCGGATGACGTTGCACCGTTCAACACGCTACCGGGCATGGCCAGCTGGGCGGCGGACCTTGGCTTCAAGGGGCTCCAGCTGCCGTCTTGGGACCCGCGCTTCATCGACGTCGCAAAGGCCGCCGAAAGCGCAACCTACTGCGATGAGACAAACGGTGTTCTGGTCGATGCGGGCGTGCAAATCACGGATCTCGCAAGCCATATTCAGGGTCAGCTGTGCGCGGTACACCCTGCCCACGACCTCTGGCTGGATGGCCTCGCCCCCGAACACGTTCGCGGCAATCCCGCGGCGCGACAGGCGTGGGCGGTCGAGCAGCTGATGACATGCCTCACTGCGTCGAAAAACCTCGGGCTCACTACGCTCGGCACGTTCCCCGGCACGTTACTCTGGCCCTACTGGTATCCGTTCCCGCAACTGCCGGACGGTCTTGTCAATGAGGGCTACGACGAACTTGCCCGCATTTGGCGTCCGATCCTTGATCACGCCGATGCGCAAGGCATCGACTTATGCTTCGAAATACACCCCATGGAAGACTTGTTCGATGGGACTACCTTCGAGATCTTCCTGGAGAAGGTGGATAACCACCCGCGTTGTCAGATTAACTACGATCCTAGCCACTTGCTCAAGCAGGGCCTCGACTATCTCGAATTCATCGACATCTATCATGAGCGGATCAAGACCTGCCATGTCAAAGACTCCGAGTTCAACCCCACCGGCCGCCAGGGGTTCTTAAGTGGTATGCAGCCCTGGCTCAATCGCGCCGCACGGGATCGCTCGCTGGGCGATGGGCAAACGGATTTCAAAGGCATCTTCAGCAGATTTACTCAGTACGAGTTTCCCGGTTGGGCGGTGTACGAGTGGGAGTGCTGCATCAAGTCGCCCGAACAAGGTGCCCGCGAGGGCGCCGAGTTCATCAAGCGCCACATCATCGAGACCACCACCAAGGTTTTTGACGATTTCGCCGGCACCCAATCCGACCGAGCTGCAAATCGGCAGATGCTCGGTCTGTCGGAATGA
- a CDS encoding glutathione S-transferase N-terminal domain-containing protein: MLTSYGDTKVNWTLYASTSSPYTRKVRIVLSECDLSAHTQEVFVSPLVESEERNTLLALNPLAKIPTLITPEGESLYDSRVICEYLAARIGWNEAATDAPPHTWACQRRAALADGILDCAFNVVMERRRPAPARSAEWLARWQRNIERAAHALAEEMADAGNFDLSAIGTVCAVDYLDFRLPDLAAVPDTLRTWRQHHEGRKSVVSTMPTDG; encoded by the coding sequence ATGCTTACATCATATGGTGACACTAAAGTGAATTGGACGCTCTACGCATCAACAAGCTCACCGTACACGCGAAAGGTGCGGATCGTATTGTCTGAGTGTGATCTCAGCGCACACACGCAAGAAGTGTTTGTTTCTCCTCTCGTTGAGAGTGAGGAAAGGAACACGCTCTTGGCCTTGAACCCACTGGCCAAGATACCGACCTTGATCACCCCCGAAGGCGAGTCGCTGTACGACAGCCGGGTCATTTGCGAGTACCTAGCCGCGCGCATTGGGTGGAACGAGGCAGCAACAGACGCGCCACCGCACACCTGGGCCTGCCAGCGCAGAGCAGCCCTCGCCGACGGCATCCTCGACTGCGCGTTCAACGTGGTGATGGAACGTCGGCGCCCGGCGCCGGCGCGTTCAGCCGAATGGCTGGCGCGTTGGCAACGCAACATTGAGCGCGCCGCTCACGCCTTAGCGGAAGAAATGGCCGACGCGGGCAACTTCGACCTCAGCGCCATCGGCACCGTTTGCGCGGTCGACTACTTGGATTTTCGCCTACCCGATCTCGCGGCGGTGCCTGACACGCTGCGCACTTGGCGGCAACACCACGAAGGGCGCAAAAGCGTCGT